CAAGCTCTGGTCGACTATTCACAGCTGGCTAACCCGCGCCGTGTCGCTGTCGGCTTAGAGCAAAACAGACTTTCACTGTTATTGGCGGTGCTGCATAAACATGGCGGCTTACAAATGGCTGATCAAGATGTGTTTGTGAATGTCGTCGGTGGTGTTAAAGTAACCGAAACCAGTGCTGATCTTGCGTTGGTGATGGCACTACTATCTAGTTTCAGAGACCGAGCATTACCCAAAGATGTGGTGGTATTTGGTGAAGTAGGCCTAGCTGGTGAGATTCGACCTGTACCGAGCGGGCAAGAACGTTTAAATGAAGCATTCAAACACGGCTTTAAGAAAGCGATTGTACCGGCGGCTAATATGCCTAAAGGTGGCATTCCAGGAATGCAGATCCACGGTGTGAAAAAGTTATCAGAGGCAATTAATGCTTTTGATGAGTTGTAATTGAACTCACTTCAGCTACTCTATACAGCAGCAATTCAGCCTAACCTTAAAGCCGATTGAACTTTGGGTTAGCACTATAAATAACAATCACTTAGATTGTTACTACTTGAGTGCCTTTTTCTATATGTTAGAAAAAGGCAAAGTTTTTTAGACCCAAATGCATGCAAAGCTATCAGTCTTCACAGATTGTGATATACTCTGCGCGCATTTTATATCCTATTAACAGAGTAAGACAATGGCAGATTTATCGAAATACAGAAACATTGGTATTTTCGCGCACGTTGATGCGGGTAAAACAACTACCACTGAGCGTATCCTTAAGCTAACTGGTCAAATCCACAAATCTGGTGAGACACATGATGGCGAATCAACTACTGACTTCATGGAACAGGAAGCTGAGCGCGGTATTACTATCCAATCAGCAGCTGTAAGCTGTTTTTGGAACGATCACCGTCTAAACGTTATCGATACTCCTGGACACGTTGACTTTACAGTTGAAGTATACCGTTCTCTTAAAGTACTTGATGGCGGTATCGGTGTATTCTGTGGTTCTGGTGGTGTTGAACCTCAATCAGAAACTAACTGGCGCTACGCTAACGAATCAGGTGTATCTCGTCTGATCTTCGTTAACAAACTAGACCGTATGGGTGCAGATTTCTACAACGTTGTTGACCAAGTTAAAAACGTTCTAGGTGCAACTCCTCTAGTTATGGTTCTACCAATCGGTCGTGAAGACGAATTCGTTGGTGTTGTAGACCTACTAAGCCGTAAAGCATACGTTTGGGATGACACTGGTCTTCCTGAAAACTACGAAATAAAAGATGTTCCTGCGGACATGGTAGATGACGTAGAACAATACCGTGAAGAGCTAATCGAAACTGCTGTAGAGCAAGACGATGACCTAATGGAAGCTTACATGGAAGGTGAAGAGCCTTCTATCGAAGACGTTAAGCGTTGTATCCGTAAAGGTACTCGTGACCTAGCATTCTTCCCAACTTTCTGTGGTTCTGCATTCAAAAACAAGGGCGTACAAATCGTTCTTGACGCTGTTGTAGATTACCTACCTTCTCCAACTGAAGTTGATCCTCAACCTCTAATGGACGAAGAAGGCGAAGAAACTGGCGAGCACGCTATCGTTTCTACAAGCGAGACATTTAAAGCGCTTGCATTCAAAATCATGGATGACCGCTTCGGTGCCCTAACTTTCGTTCGTATTTACTCTGGTAAATTGAACAAAGGTGACACTATTCTTAATGCCTTTACTGGTAAAACTGAGCGTGTTGGCCGTATGGTTGAGATGCAAGCTGATGACCGTAACGAACTAACTAGCGCACAAGCTGGTGACATCATTGCGATCGTTGGTATGAAGAACGTGCAAACTGGTCACACTCTATGTGATCCTAAGCACCCAGTAACGCTTGAGCCTATGGTATTCCCAACTCCAGTAATCTCAATCGCTGTATCTCCAAAAGATAAAGGCGGTTCTGAGAAAATGGGTATCGCGATCGGTAAAATGGTTGCAGAAGATCCATCTTTCCAAGTTGAGACTGACGAAGAGACTGGCGAAACTATCCTGAAAGGTATGGGTGAACTTCACCTAGACATCAAGGTAGATATCCTTAAGCGTACATACGGCGTTGACCTAACTGTAGGTGCTCCTCAAGTTGCTTACCGTGAAACTATCACTCAAGCAATTGAAGATAGCTACACGCACAAGAAGCAATCTGGTGGTTCTGGTCAATTCGGTAAGATCGATTACCGTATCAAACCAGGCGAAGCTGGTTCTGGCTTCTCATTCAAGTCTTCTGTTGTGGGCGGTAACGTTCCTAAAGAATTCTGGCCAGCAGTTGAGAAAGGCTTTGCATCTATGATGGAAAACGGCGTACTAGCTGGCTTCCCTACTCTAGACGTTGAAGTTGAACTTTTCGATGGTGGTTTCCACGCAGTCGATTCATCTGCAATCGCATTTGAAATCGCAGCGAAAGGCGCATTCCGTCAATCTATGCCTAAAGCTGGCGCGCAACTTCTTGAGCCTATCATGAACGTTGACGTGTTCACTCCAGACGATCACGTTGGTGATGTTATCGGTGACCTTAACCGTCGTCGTGGCATGATCAAAGATCAACAAGCTGGCGTTACTGGTGTTCGTATTAAAGCTGACGTCCCTCTTTCTGAGATGTTCGGCTACATCGGTCACCTACGTACTATCACTTCTGGTCGTGGCCAATTCTCTATGGAATTCGCACAATACGCACCATGTCCAACTAACGTTGCTGACGAAGTGATTGCAAAAGTTAAAGCAGAAAAAGAAGCTGGTAAGTAATTAGCCCTTTTCTCAATTAGTTAAAAAAGCCCCGCAAGTGAAAGCTTGCGGGGCTTTTTATTGCTTGTAACATACTGCGAGATGCGAGATGCGAGATGCGAGATGCGAGATGCGAGATGCGAGATGCGAGATGCGAGATGCGAGATGCGAGATGCGAGATACGAGATGTGATGTGCCCCTAAAAAGTAGACACAGGGGTTGTCCCGTATTTAATCAACACGGGACAGATAAAGAAGGGAGAGATTAACGCTTTAAGTCGATGTAAATTTGCTCTACTTTGGTACGAGCCCAATCTGTTTTACGCAAAAACTTTAAGCTTGATTTAATACTCGGGTCTTTTTTAAAGCAGTTGATGTTCACCATGTAACTCAACTCTTCCCAACCGTAATGTTCAACCAAT
The Vibrio kanaloae genome window above contains:
- a CDS encoding VF530 family protein; translation: MTQDNNPLHGITLQKLLTELVEHYGWEELSYMVNINCFKKDPSIKSSLKFLRKTDWARTKVEQIYIDLKR
- the fusA gene encoding elongation factor G; amino-acid sequence: MADLSKYRNIGIFAHVDAGKTTTTERILKLTGQIHKSGETHDGESTTDFMEQEAERGITIQSAAVSCFWNDHRLNVIDTPGHVDFTVEVYRSLKVLDGGIGVFCGSGGVEPQSETNWRYANESGVSRLIFVNKLDRMGADFYNVVDQVKNVLGATPLVMVLPIGREDEFVGVVDLLSRKAYVWDDTGLPENYEIKDVPADMVDDVEQYREELIETAVEQDDDLMEAYMEGEEPSIEDVKRCIRKGTRDLAFFPTFCGSAFKNKGVQIVLDAVVDYLPSPTEVDPQPLMDEEGEETGEHAIVSTSETFKALAFKIMDDRFGALTFVRIYSGKLNKGDTILNAFTGKTERVGRMVEMQADDRNELTSAQAGDIIAIVGMKNVQTGHTLCDPKHPVTLEPMVFPTPVISIAVSPKDKGGSEKMGIAIGKMVAEDPSFQVETDEETGETILKGMGELHLDIKVDILKRTYGVDLTVGAPQVAYRETITQAIEDSYTHKKQSGGSGQFGKIDYRIKPGEAGSGFSFKSSVVGGNVPKEFWPAVEKGFASMMENGVLAGFPTLDVEVELFDGGFHAVDSSAIAFEIAAKGAFRQSMPKAGAQLLEPIMNVDVFTPDDHVGDVIGDLNRRRGMIKDQQAGVTGVRIKADVPLSEMFGYIGHLRTITSGRGQFSMEFAQYAPCPTNVADEVIAKVKAEKEAGK